A genomic window from Streptomyces broussonetiae includes:
- a CDS encoding ABC transporter substrate-binding protein translates to MRWMRAAGRGLLVLAVVIAGYVTSGARAEEGAGGGRGPLTLATAGDLTGYLGPLLQGWNRTHPGEKVTLVELPDSADETHAQMTTDLRGGDRSRFDVLNIDVNWTSEFAAAGWIRPLPPSRFPLKSFLPPVVNTATYDGRLYAVPYVTNAGLLLYRKDVLAKEGVPPPRTWAELERDARTIAPRYGLDGYAGQFLPYEGLTVNAAEAVYSAGGSILGDEGTRVTVDSAAAREGIGFLARGVREGWIPKAALTWKEEESKQAFQDGRLLFLRNWPYAYAVASAKGSRVAGRIGAVPLPGPDGPGTSVLGGSNLAVNTHARHPDSAARLIAYLTSEQVQRQVLTRGALPPVRAALYQDPALIRQFPYLPTLRTAVLTAAPRPKSAHYDQVSLVVQAVVYGALTGRETPEQAVRRLARELDTIARR, encoded by the coding sequence ATGCGGTGGATGCGCGCCGCCGGTAGGGGCCTCCTCGTTCTTGCCGTGGTCATCGCCGGGTACGTCACCTCCGGGGCCCGCGCCGAGGAGGGCGCGGGCGGTGGGCGCGGTCCGCTCACTCTGGCCACCGCCGGCGACCTCACCGGTTATCTCGGCCCACTGCTCCAGGGCTGGAACCGCACCCACCCCGGCGAGAAGGTCACCCTCGTCGAGCTGCCGGACTCGGCCGACGAGACCCATGCGCAGATGACGACCGACCTGCGCGGCGGCGACCGGAGCCGCTTCGACGTCCTCAACATCGACGTCAACTGGACCTCGGAGTTCGCGGCGGCCGGCTGGATCCGACCACTGCCCCCGAGCCGCTTCCCGCTGAAGAGCTTCCTGCCGCCCGTCGTGAACACGGCGACCTACGACGGACGGCTGTACGCGGTCCCGTACGTCACGAACGCCGGACTCCTGCTGTACCGCAAGGACGTCCTCGCCAAGGAGGGTGTGCCGCCGCCGCGTACCTGGGCCGAGCTGGAGCGCGACGCCAGGACCATCGCGCCCAGGTACGGACTCGACGGTTACGCGGGCCAGTTCCTGCCGTACGAGGGCCTCACCGTCAACGCGGCCGAGGCCGTGTACTCGGCGGGCGGGTCCATCCTCGGTGACGAGGGCACCCGGGTCACCGTCGACTCGGCCGCCGCCCGTGAGGGCATCGGCTTCCTCGCCCGGGGGGTCCGCGAGGGCTGGATCCCGAAGGCGGCGCTGACGTGGAAGGAGGAGGAGTCCAAACAGGCCTTCCAGGACGGCAGACTGCTCTTCCTGCGCAACTGGCCCTACGCCTACGCCGTCGCCTCCGCCAAGGGCTCCAGGGTCGCCGGCCGGATCGGCGCCGTACCGCTGCCCGGCCCCGACGGACCGGGGACGAGCGTCCTGGGCGGTTCCAACCTGGCGGTCAACACCCATGCCCGGCACCCCGATTCCGCCGCGCGCCTGATCGCCTACCTCACCAGCGAGCAGGTCCAGCGCCAGGTACTCACCCGGGGCGCGCTGCCGCCCGTACGCGCCGCGCTCTACCAGGATCCCGCGCTGATCCGGCAGTTCCCCTATCTGCCGACCCTGCGCACCGCCGTGCTCACCGCCGCGCCGCGCCCCAAGAGCGCGCACTACGACCAGGTCAGCCTGGTCGTGCAGGCGGTGGTGTACGGCGCCCTGACCGGGCGCGAGACGCCCGAGCAGGCCGTGCGACGACTGGCGCGCGAACTCGACACCATCGCCCGTCGATAG
- a CDS encoding PadR family transcriptional regulator, which translates to MRLPLLALLARGPAHGYELKQDLEQLLGSAYPQPNVGQIYVTLGRLEKSGLIEGEDVEQSSRPNKKVYHLTDAGREALHAWFEETEEEPRVRDEFFMKLALAPQTRLADQIALINKQRRQYLNTMRNLSKLAAAENRDNRIAHLLIEGAMLHLQADLDWLERCQEELE; encoded by the coding sequence GTGCGCCTGCCCCTCCTGGCACTCCTCGCCCGCGGCCCCGCCCACGGCTATGAGCTGAAGCAGGACCTTGAGCAACTGCTGGGCTCCGCGTACCCTCAGCCGAACGTCGGCCAGATCTACGTCACCCTCGGCCGCCTGGAGAAGTCCGGGCTGATCGAGGGCGAGGACGTCGAGCAGTCCAGCCGACCCAACAAGAAGGTCTACCACCTCACCGACGCCGGGCGGGAGGCGCTGCACGCCTGGTTCGAGGAGACCGAGGAAGAGCCGCGGGTACGGGACGAGTTCTTCATGAAGCTGGCCCTCGCCCCGCAGACCCGTCTCGCCGACCAGATCGCGCTCATCAACAAGCAGCGGCGCCAGTACCTCAACACCATGCGCAACCTGTCGAAACTGGCCGCGGCCGAGAACCGGGACAACCGAATCGCCCACCTGCTGATCGAGGGCGCGATGCTGCACCTGCAGGCCGACCTGGACTGGCTGGAGCGGTGCCAGGAGGAACTGGAATGA
- a CDS encoding ABC transporter ATP-binding protein produces the protein MSEDRVPVLRAAGLVKTHHGEGAPAHAVREVDLGVARGEFVAITGPSGAGKSTLLHLLGGLQRPDAGSIWLDGRCTDSFSEARWAVERRRSIGIVFQFFNLVSNLSVADNVELPALLAGAPPKKARAEREALLAELGLEGKERSLPGELSGGEQQRVALARALVNHPPLLLADEPAGSLDSKGTREVMRLLSRFHGRGQTIVLVTHDARLASAADRVISFFDGRIADDASLDGAPPRRAGISGVLELKD, from the coding sequence ATGAGCGAGGACCGTGTTCCGGTGCTCCGCGCCGCGGGCCTGGTGAAGACCCACCACGGGGAGGGCGCGCCCGCGCACGCCGTCCGCGAGGTGGACCTCGGTGTGGCCCGGGGCGAGTTCGTCGCGATCACCGGCCCGTCCGGCGCCGGGAAGTCGACGCTGCTGCACCTGCTGGGCGGACTGCAGCGGCCGGACGCCGGCAGCATCTGGCTGGACGGCCGCTGCACGGACTCCTTCAGCGAGGCGCGCTGGGCGGTGGAGCGCCGCCGGTCCATCGGCATCGTCTTCCAGTTCTTCAACCTGGTGTCGAACCTGTCCGTCGCCGACAACGTCGAACTGCCCGCCCTGCTGGCCGGTGCACCGCCGAAGAAGGCCCGCGCCGAGCGCGAGGCGCTCCTGGCCGAGCTGGGTCTCGAGGGCAAGGAGCGCAGCCTGCCCGGCGAGCTGTCCGGTGGCGAGCAGCAGCGGGTCGCGCTCGCCCGGGCCCTGGTCAACCATCCGCCGCTGCTGCTGGCGGACGAGCCCGCGGGCAGTCTGGACAGCAAGGGCACCCGCGAGGTGATGCGGCTGCTGTCCCGCTTCCACGGACGCGGCCAGACCATCGTGCTGGTCACGCATGACGCCCGGCTGGCCAGCGCCGCGGACCGGGTGATCAGCTTCTTCGACGGCCGCATAGCGGACGATGCCTCGCTGGACGGTGCGCCGCCGCGCCGCGCCGGCATCTCCGGTGTACTGGAGCTGAAGGACTGA
- a CDS encoding ABC transporter permease — protein sequence MRATLRWAHSDLRTHRGEALFLVLATAGIVASLLLATALFGYATNPWQRTFAEARGAHVWIHTAQSADTGRLARLDGVTSVAGPYRTEPVTVAARGTRASVELRGTPHLPSVGRPLLTAGHWLDPAEPDGVVLESGLARALLAEPGDTLTLPGTARTLTVEGIADSAEPAYSPGEEPGLVWALPSAVRAPGGQVIGLRLGDPSDTDYAVQRAVTVLGAGAVGEVSTWQQARAQAQGDNRLLGQVLGLFGLGALIAAGFAVHGAIATRIRGHLRDLSVLKAIGFTPGQVVRIFLLQHLAYALLGAVAAAALTDTLGSRIPGRLGDAVGVWQGLPGHTVALLAVPAGAVLFIGLTTGLAAWRAGRVPPVPLPRPATAAGGRLSGAARRALGLRLPAALVLGCHKAVTGRGRALATVARLTLPLLLIVVALSAWTTIDRFHTSPARVGLPTSLTVRTDGTPPAADLRSLLTGDSRVAATYPGVELAALVPGQTGTIALRGLGTDTRPYPCSLAEGRAAHGPDEAVAGQGLLDLLHARVGDWVRLMVGDRPQILHIVGRSIEPQNAGRVVTTSLDTLRENDPQLAPAFYELQLHPGADPHRVAAALTAAGRGHLDVHAVPNPADGMSPLRAVVAGLIAVLALIGLVELLTAIGGSVREGERDVLALRAIGMSPRQITAITVTATSCTALAATLAATALGLPLARRLIDAQGASSGIGAGIAQSPSPELLLALGSAAVLGAAALAALPAARAARGRLADTLSAVA from the coding sequence GTGCGGGCCACCCTGCGCTGGGCGCACTCCGATCTGCGCACGCATCGCGGCGAGGCGCTGTTCCTCGTGCTGGCCACCGCCGGCATCGTCGCCTCACTGCTGCTGGCCACCGCTCTGTTCGGCTATGCGACCAATCCCTGGCAGCGGACCTTCGCCGAGGCGCGTGGGGCCCATGTGTGGATCCACACGGCGCAGTCCGCGGACACCGGAAGGCTCGCCCGGCTGGACGGCGTCACGTCCGTCGCCGGTCCCTACCGCACCGAGCCCGTCACCGTCGCCGCACGCGGCACCCGTGCCTCCGTCGAACTGCGGGGCACCCCGCACCTGCCCTCCGTCGGCCGGCCGCTGCTCACCGCCGGGCACTGGCTGGATCCGGCCGAGCCGGACGGTGTGGTGCTGGAGAGCGGCCTGGCCCGCGCCCTGCTGGCCGAGCCCGGCGACACCCTGACCCTGCCCGGCACCGCCCGCACCCTGACCGTCGAGGGCATCGCGGACAGCGCCGAACCCGCGTACAGCCCTGGCGAGGAGCCGGGCCTGGTCTGGGCCCTGCCGTCCGCGGTCCGGGCGCCGGGCGGCCAGGTCATCGGGCTGCGGCTCGGTGATCCGTCCGACACCGACTACGCGGTGCAGCGCGCCGTCACCGTGCTGGGCGCGGGCGCGGTCGGCGAGGTCTCCACCTGGCAGCAGGCGCGCGCCCAGGCACAGGGCGACAACCGGCTGCTCGGGCAGGTACTCGGTCTGTTCGGTCTCGGCGCGCTGATCGCGGCCGGGTTCGCCGTGCACGGGGCGATCGCCACCCGGATCCGCGGCCATCTGCGGGACCTGTCGGTGCTCAAGGCGATCGGCTTCACCCCCGGCCAGGTCGTACGGATCTTCCTGCTCCAGCACCTCGCCTACGCCCTGCTCGGAGCCGTGGCCGCCGCCGCGCTCACCGACACGCTGGGCAGCAGGATCCCCGGGCGGCTCGGTGACGCCGTGGGCGTGTGGCAGGGACTGCCGGGGCACACCGTGGCGCTGCTGGCGGTGCCCGCGGGTGCAGTGCTGTTCATCGGCCTGACCACGGGCCTCGCGGCCTGGCGAGCCGGACGGGTGCCACCGGTTCCGTTGCCGCGCCCGGCCACTGCGGCGGGCGGACGGCTCTCCGGGGCCGCCCGGCGGGCGCTCGGGCTGCGGCTGCCGGCCGCGCTGGTCCTCGGCTGCCACAAGGCGGTCACGGGGCGCGGACGCGCGTTGGCCACCGTGGCCCGGCTGACCCTGCCGTTGCTGCTGATCGTGGTGGCGCTCAGCGCCTGGACCACGATCGACCGCTTCCACACCAGCCCGGCCCGGGTCGGGCTGCCCACCTCGCTCACGGTCCGCACCGACGGCACACCGCCCGCGGCGGACTTGCGGTCCCTGCTGACCGGCGACTCCCGTGTGGCCGCCACCTATCCGGGGGTCGAGCTGGCCGCGCTGGTGCCCGGACAGACCGGGACCATCGCCCTGCGCGGCCTCGGCACCGACACCCGGCCCTATCCCTGCTCCCTCGCCGAAGGCCGGGCCGCGCACGGCCCGGACGAGGCGGTGGCCGGGCAGGGACTGCTGGACCTGCTGCACGCGCGGGTCGGCGACTGGGTACGGTTGATGGTCGGCGACCGCCCACAGATCCTGCACATCGTCGGCCGCAGCATCGAACCGCAGAACGCCGGCCGGGTGGTGACGACCTCCCTGGACACCCTGCGCGAGAACGACCCGCAGCTCGCCCCGGCCTTCTACGAGCTGCAGCTGCACCCGGGCGCCGACCCGCACCGCGTGGCCGCCGCACTCACCGCCGCCGGCCGGGGCCATCTGGACGTGCACGCCGTGCCGAACCCGGCCGACGGCATGTCCCCGCTGCGCGCGGTCGTCGCCGGCCTGATCGCGGTGCTCGCCCTCATCGGGCTGGTCGAACTGCTGACCGCGATCGGCGGGAGCGTGCGCGAGGGCGAGCGGGACGTGCTCGCCCTCAGGGCGATCGGCATGTCCCCGCGGCAGATCACCGCGATCACCGTCACGGCCACGAGCTGTACGGCCCTGGCCGCGACCCTCGCCGCCACGGCCCTCGGGCTGCCGCTGGCCCGCCGGCTCATCGACGCCCAGGGCGCCTCCAGCGGCATCGGTGCGGGGATCGCCCAGTCCCCGTCGCCCGAGCTGCTGCTCGCGCTGGGCTCGGCCGCCGTGCTGGGAGCGGCCGCGCTCGCTGCGCTGCCCGCGGCCCGCGCGGCACGCGGACGGCTCGCGGACACACTGAGCGCGGTGGCCTGA
- the pgi gene encoding glucose-6-phosphate isomerase, whose amino-acid sequence MNADGRTRLNQRPEWAALAKHREGLADTHLRELFAADPGRGEGYTLRVGDLYIDYSKHLVTDETLRLLRELAAATDVFALRDAMFRGEKINVTENRAVLHTALRAPRDAVIEVDGENVVPKVHAVLDKMSDFADRVRSGAWTGHTGKRIKNVINVGIGGSDLGPAMAYEVLRSFTDRELTVRFVSNVDGADLHEATRDLDPAETLFVIASKTFTTIETITNATSARSWLLDALGGGDSAVAKHFVALSTNTEKVAEFGIDTANMFEFWDWVGGRYSYDSAIGLSLMIAIGPDRFREMLDGFRLVDDHFRTAPAEANVPLLLGLLGIWYDNFHDAQSHAVLPYSHYLSRFTAYLQQLDMESNGKYVARDGKQVDWQTGPVVWGTPGTNGQHAYYQLIHQGTKLIPADFIGFAEPVAELSAGLKAQHDLLMANFFAQTQALAFGKTAEEVRAEGVAEELVPHKTFQGNRPTTTILAKELTPSVLGQLVALYEHKVFVQGAVWNIDSFDQWGVELGKVLAKRVEPALTEGAEVPGLDASTKALVAKYRELRARS is encoded by the coding sequence ATGAACGCAGACGGCCGTACCAGGCTCAACCAGAGGCCCGAATGGGCCGCTCTCGCCAAGCACCGCGAAGGGCTGGCCGACACCCATCTGAGGGAATTGTTCGCCGCCGATCCCGGACGCGGTGAGGGATACACGCTCCGGGTCGGTGACCTGTACATCGACTACTCGAAGCACCTGGTCACCGACGAGACGCTGCGGCTGCTGCGCGAGCTGGCCGCGGCCACGGACGTGTTCGCGCTGCGCGACGCCATGTTCCGCGGCGAGAAGATCAACGTCACCGAGAACCGCGCGGTGCTGCACACCGCGCTGCGTGCCCCGCGGGACGCGGTGATCGAGGTCGACGGCGAGAACGTCGTCCCCAAGGTGCACGCCGTGCTCGACAAGATGAGCGACTTCGCCGACCGTGTCCGCTCCGGCGCCTGGACCGGTCACACCGGCAAGCGCATCAAGAACGTGATCAACGTCGGCATCGGCGGCTCCGACCTGGGCCCCGCGATGGCCTACGAGGTGCTGCGCAGCTTCACCGACCGCGAGCTGACCGTCCGCTTCGTCTCCAACGTGGACGGCGCCGACCTGCACGAGGCAACCCGGGACCTGGACCCGGCCGAGACGCTGTTCGTCATCGCCTCCAAGACCTTCACCACCATCGAGACGATCACCAACGCCACCTCCGCGCGCTCGTGGCTGCTGGACGCGCTCGGTGGGGGAGACTCCGCGGTCGCCAAGCACTTCGTGGCCCTGTCGACCAACACCGAGAAGGTGGCCGAGTTCGGTATCGACACGGCCAACATGTTCGAGTTCTGGGACTGGGTCGGCGGGCGGTACTCGTACGACTCCGCGATCGGCCTTTCCCTGATGATCGCCATCGGTCCGGACCGCTTCCGGGAGATGCTGGACGGTTTCCGGCTGGTCGACGACCACTTCCGCACCGCACCCGCCGAGGCCAACGTCCCGCTCCTGCTCGGCCTGTTGGGCATCTGGTACGACAACTTCCACGACGCCCAGTCGCACGCCGTCCTGCCGTACAGCCACTACCTCTCCCGGTTCACCGCCTATCTCCAGCAGCTGGACATGGAGTCCAACGGCAAGTACGTGGCGCGCGACGGCAAGCAGGTCGACTGGCAGACCGGGCCGGTGGTGTGGGGCACGCCGGGCACCAACGGCCAGCACGCCTACTACCAGTTGATCCACCAGGGCACCAAGCTGATCCCGGCGGACTTCATCGGCTTCGCCGAGCCGGTGGCCGAACTGAGCGCTGGACTCAAGGCGCAGCACGACCTGTTGATGGCCAACTTCTTCGCCCAGACCCAGGCCCTCGCCTTCGGCAAGACCGCCGAGGAGGTCCGCGCGGAGGGCGTGGCCGAGGAACTGGTCCCGCACAAGACCTTCCAGGGCAACCGGCCGACGACGACCATCCTGGCCAAGGAACTCACCCCGTCCGTTCTCGGCCAGCTGGTCGCCCTCTACGAACACAAGGTGTTCGTCCAGGGCGCCGTGTGGAACATCGACTCCTTCGACCAGTGGGGCGTCGAGCTGGGCAAGGTCCTCGCCAAGCGGGTGGAGCCGGCACTGACCGAGGGTGCCGAGGTGCCCGGCCTGGACGCGTCGACCAAGGCGCTGGTCGCGAAGTACCGCGAGTTGCGCGCCCGTAGCTGA
- a CDS encoding RNA polymerase-binding protein RbpA: MASGNAIRGSRVGAGPMGEAERGESAPRLRISFWCSNGHETQPSFASDAQVPDTWDCPRCGFPAGQDRDNPPDPPRTEPYKTHLAYVRERRSDADGEAILAEALAKLRGEI, encoded by the coding sequence GTGGCAAGTGGCAACGCGATCCGAGGAAGCCGGGTCGGGGCGGGGCCGATGGGCGAGGCCGAGCGCGGCGAGTCCGCGCCGCGTCTGCGCATCTCCTTCTGGTGCTCCAACGGGCACGAGACTCAGCCGAGCTTCGCCAGCGACGCGCAGGTTCCGGACACTTGGGACTGCCCGCGCTGCGGCTTCCCGGCCGGCCAGGACCGGGACAACCCACCGGACCCGCCGCGCACCGAGCCCTACAAGACGCACCTCGCCTATGTGCGGGAGCGGCGCAGCGACGCGGACGGCGAGGCGATCCTCGCCGAGGCGCTCGCCAAACTGCGGGGCGAGATCTAG
- the secG gene encoding preprotein translocase subunit SecG, whose amino-acid sequence MGFSIALIIFSLLLMLLVLMHKGKGGGLSDMFGGGMQSSVGGSSVAERNLDRITIVIGLLWFACIIVLGILMKSNG is encoded by the coding sequence TTGGGGTTCTCGATCGCCCTGATCATCTTCAGCCTGCTGCTGATGCTGCTGGTGCTGATGCACAAGGGAAAGGGCGGCGGCCTCTCCGACATGTTCGGTGGCGGCATGCAGTCCTCCGTCGGCGGCTCCTCGGTCGCCGAGCGCAACCTCGACCGGATCACCATCGTGATCGGTCTGCTGTGGTTCGCGTGCATCATCGTTCTCGGCATCCTGATGAAGTCGAACGGCTGA
- the tpiA gene encoding triose-phosphate isomerase, with translation MTTRTPLMAGNWKMNLNHLEAIAHVQKLAFALADKDYEAVEVAVLPPFTDLRSVQTLVDGDKLKIKYGSQDISQHDSGAYTGEISGPMLAKLKCTYAVIGHSERRQYHDETDEIVNAKVKAAYKHGLTPILCVGEELDVREAGNHVSHTLAQLEGGLKDVPAEQAETIVIAYEPVWAIGTGKVCGSADAQEVCAAIRAKLAELYSQDVADKIRIQYGGSVKSGNVAEIMAQADIDGALVGGASLDADEFVKIVRFRDQ, from the coding sequence ATGACCACCCGCACGCCGCTGATGGCGGGCAACTGGAAGATGAACCTCAACCACCTCGAGGCCATCGCCCACGTCCAGAAGCTCGCCTTCGCCCTGGCCGACAAGGACTACGAGGCCGTCGAGGTCGCCGTCCTGCCGCCCTTCACCGACCTGCGCTCCGTGCAGACCCTGGTCGACGGCGACAAGCTCAAGATCAAGTACGGCTCCCAGGACATCTCGCAGCACGACTCCGGTGCCTACACCGGCGAGATCTCCGGCCCGATGCTGGCCAAGCTGAAGTGCACGTACGCGGTCATCGGCCACTCCGAGCGCCGCCAGTACCACGACGAGACCGACGAGATCGTCAACGCCAAGGTCAAGGCCGCCTACAAGCACGGCCTGACCCCGATCCTGTGCGTCGGCGAGGAGCTGGACGTCCGCGAGGCGGGCAACCACGTCTCCCACACCCTCGCCCAGCTGGAGGGCGGCCTCAAGGACGTCCCGGCCGAGCAGGCCGAGACGATCGTGATCGCCTATGAGCCCGTGTGGGCCATCGGCACCGGCAAGGTCTGCGGCTCCGCGGACGCCCAGGAGGTCTGCGCCGCGATCCGCGCCAAGCTGGCCGAGCTGTACTCGCAGGACGTGGCCGACAAGATCCGCATCCAGTACGGCGGCTCCGTGAAGTCGGGCAACGTCGCCGAGATCATGGCGCAGGCCGACATCGACGGCGCCCTGGTCGGCGGTGCCTCGCTGGACGCCGACGAGTTCGTCAAGATCGTGCGTTTCCGCGATCAGTGA
- a CDS encoding phosphoglycerate kinase yields MKTIDELLAAGVSGKRVFVRADLNVPLDGTTITDDGRIRAVLPTVKALADAGAKVVVASHLGRPKGAPDPAFSLLPAAERLGELLGAPVAFAQDTVGPAAHDAVDGLQPGQVAVIENLRFNPGETSKDDTERGEFADRLAALADVYVGDGFGAVHRKHASVYDLPKRLPHYAGHLISTEVGVLKKLTEDVKRPYVVALGGAKVSDKLAVIDELLGKADRLLIGGGMAYTFLKAKGYEVGISLLQEDQIPTVTEYMERAEKNGVELVLPVDVLVSPEFPDLKTKAPANPTTVAADKIPADQEGLDIGPETRKLYASKLADAATVFWNGPMGVFEHPDYAEGTRAVAQALVDSDGFTVVGGGDSAAAVRTLGFDENAFGHISTGGGASLEYLEGKTLPGLAALED; encoded by the coding sequence ATGAAGACGATCGACGAACTTCTCGCCGCCGGCGTGAGCGGCAAGCGGGTCTTCGTCCGCGCCGACCTCAACGTGCCGTTGGACGGCACCACCATCACCGACGACGGCCGTATCCGCGCCGTCCTGCCCACCGTCAAGGCCCTCGCGGACGCGGGCGCCAAGGTGGTCGTCGCCTCGCACCTGGGCCGCCCCAAGGGCGCCCCGGACCCGGCCTTCTCACTGCTGCCCGCCGCCGAGCGCCTCGGTGAACTCCTCGGTGCTCCGGTCGCCTTCGCCCAGGACACCGTCGGCCCCGCCGCCCACGACGCCGTCGACGGCCTGCAGCCCGGCCAGGTCGCGGTCATCGAGAACCTGCGCTTCAACCCCGGCGAGACCTCCAAGGACGACACCGAGCGAGGCGAGTTCGCCGACCGGCTGGCCGCTCTCGCCGACGTCTACGTCGGTGACGGCTTCGGCGCCGTGCACCGCAAGCACGCCTCGGTCTACGACCTGCCGAAGAGGCTGCCGCACTACGCCGGCCACCTCATCAGCACCGAGGTCGGCGTCCTGAAGAAGCTCACCGAGGACGTCAAGCGCCCCTACGTCGTCGCGCTCGGCGGCGCCAAGGTCTCCGACAAGCTCGCCGTGATCGACGAGCTGCTCGGCAAGGCCGACCGGCTGCTCATCGGCGGCGGCATGGCCTACACCTTCCTCAAGGCCAAGGGCTACGAGGTCGGCATCTCCCTCCTCCAGGAGGACCAGATCCCGACCGTCACCGAGTACATGGAGCGCGCGGAGAAGAACGGCGTCGAGCTGGTGCTCCCCGTCGACGTCCTCGTCTCGCCCGAGTTCCCGGACCTGAAGACGAAGGCTCCGGCCAACCCCACGACCGTCGCCGCGGACAAGATCCCCGCCGACCAGGAGGGCCTGGACATCGGTCCGGAGACCCGCAAGCTGTACGCCTCGAAGCTCGCCGACGCGGCCACCGTCTTCTGGAACGGTCCCATGGGCGTCTTCGAGCACCCCGACTACGCCGAGGGCACCCGGGCCGTCGCCCAGGCTCTCGTCGACTCGGACGGCTTCACCGTCGTCGGCGGCGGTGACTCCGCCGCGGCCGTGCGTACGCTCGGCTTCGACGAGAACGCGTTCGGACACATCTCGACCGGTGGCGGCGCCTCCCTCGAATACCTCGAGGGCAAGACGCTCCCCGGCCTCGCCGCACTGGAGGACTGA
- the gap gene encoding type I glyceraldehyde-3-phosphate dehydrogenase, giving the protein MTIRVGINGFGRIGRNYFRALLQQGADIEVVAVNDLGDTATTAHLLKYDTILGRLKQEVTHTADTITVDGHTIKVLSERNPADIPWGELGVDIVIESTGIFTKREDAAQHLAGGAKKVLISAPAKDEDITIVMGVNQDKYDPANDHVISNASCTTNCVAPMAKVLDENFGIVKGLMTTVHAYTNDQRILDFPHKDLRRARAAAENIIPTTTGAAKATALVLPQLKGKLDGIAMRVPVPTGSATDLVVQLQREVTKDEVNAAFKKAAEDGDLKGYLAYTEDPIVSSDIVGDPASCTFDSSLTMVQEGNSVKILGWYDNEWGYSNRLVDLTVFVGSQL; this is encoded by the coding sequence GTGACGATCCGCGTAGGCATCAACGGCTTCGGCCGCATCGGGCGTAACTACTTCCGCGCGTTGCTGCAGCAGGGTGCAGACATCGAGGTCGTGGCTGTCAACGATCTGGGTGACACCGCGACCACCGCTCACCTGCTGAAGTACGACACGATCCTGGGCCGCCTCAAGCAGGAGGTCACCCACACCGCCGACACCATCACGGTCGACGGTCACACCATCAAGGTGCTGTCCGAGCGCAACCCGGCCGACATCCCCTGGGGTGAGCTGGGCGTCGACATCGTCATCGAGTCGACCGGCATCTTCACCAAGCGCGAGGACGCCGCCCAGCACCTCGCCGGTGGCGCCAAGAAGGTCCTCATCTCGGCTCCGGCCAAGGACGAGGACATCACCATCGTCATGGGCGTCAACCAGGACAAGTACGACCCGGCGAACGACCACGTCATCTCCAACGCCTCCTGCACCACCAACTGTGTGGCGCCGATGGCGAAGGTTCTCGACGAGAACTTCGGCATCGTCAAGGGTCTGATGACCACGGTGCACGCGTACACGAACGACCAGCGCATCCTGGACTTCCCGCACAAGGACCTGCGCCGCGCCCGTGCCGCCGCCGAGAACATCATCCCGACCACCACGGGTGCCGCCAAGGCCACCGCGCTGGTCCTGCCGCAGCTCAAGGGCAAGCTGGACGGCATCGCCATGCGCGTGCCGGTTCCCACCGGCTCCGCCACCGACCTCGTCGTGCAGCTCCAGCGCGAGGTCACCAAGGACGAGGTCAACGCGGCGTTCAAGAAGGCCGCCGAGGACGGCGACCTCAAGGGCTACCTGGCCTACACCGAGGACCCGATCGTCTCCTCGGACATCGTCGGCGACCCGGCCTCCTGTACCTTCGACTCCTCCCTGACCATGGTCCAGGAGGGCAACTCGGTGAAGATCCTCGGCTGGTACGACAACGAGTGGGGCTACTCCAACCGCCTCGTCGACCTCACGGTCTTCGTCGGCAGCCAGCTCTGA